The following are encoded together in the Dama dama isolate Ldn47 chromosome 29, ASM3311817v1, whole genome shotgun sequence genome:
- the ABHD17B gene encoding alpha/beta hydrolase domain-containing protein 17B, translating to MNNLSFSELCCLFCCPPCPGKIASKLAFLPPDPTYTLMCDESGSRWTLHLSERADWQYSSREKDAIECFMTRTSKGNRIACMFVRCSPNAKYTLLFSHGNAVDLGQMSSFYIGLGSRINCNIFSYDYSGYGASSGKPTEKNLYADIEAAWLALRTRYGIRPENVIIYGQSIGTVPSVDLAARYESAAVILHSPLTSGMRVAFPDTKKTYCFDAFPNIDKISKITSPVLIIHGTEDEVIDFSHGLALFERCQRPVEPLWVEGAGHNDVELYGQYLERLKQFVSQELVNL from the exons atGAATAATCTTTCGTTTAGTGAGCTATGTTGCCTCTTCTGCTGTCCACCTTGTCCAGGGAAAATTGCTTCAAAGTTAGCATTTTTGCCACCTGATCCAACTTACACGCTGATGTGTGATGAAAGTGGAAGCCGTTGGACTTTACACCTATCAGAACGAGCAGACTGGCAATATTCTTCTAGAGAAAAAGATGCCATTGAGTGTTTCATGACTAGAACCAGTAAAGGCAACAGAATTGCCTGCATGTTTGTGCGTTGCTCACCCAATGCCAAATATACTTTACTCTTTTCCCATGGAAATGCTGTTGATCTTGGTCAGATGAGCAGCTTTTACATAGGACTCGGATCACGGATTAATTGTAATATATTCTCATATGATTACTCTGGATATGGTGCAAGTTCTGGGAAACCAACAGAGAAGAACCTCTATGCAGACATAGAAGCTGCTTGGCTTGCTCTTAGGACAAG ATACGGCATTCGCCCTGAAAATGTGATTATATATGGCCAAAGTATAGGGACAGTACCATCTGTGGATCTTGCTGCTCGGTATGAGAGTGCTGCTGTTATTCTTCATTCTCCTTTGACCTCAGGAATGCGAGTTGCTTTTCCTGATACCAAGAAGACCTACTGTTTTGATGCATTCCCAAA CATTGACAAAATCTCTAAGATAACCTCTCCAGTATTAATAATTCATGGGACTGAAGATGAAGTCATAGACTTTTCACATGGTCTCGCATTGTTTGAGCGTTGCCAAAGACCTGTGGAACCTCTGTGGGTTGAAGGGGCAGGTCACAATGATGTGGAACTTTATGGACAATACCTTGAAAGATTGAAACAGTTTGTGTCACAGGAACTGGtaaatttgtaa